The DNA sequence ATCGCCACTTTTTATAACACACATGTGCGAATTTGAAACTCCTGcttaagaactggagatgttccTTCTGCGTTATACACTTAACTGACGAAAgtgtatttcaaaaagtggtggggacaaaactggcaaaggcaaaaagtggtacaTGTCCCACCCGTAGGTTAAATTATGCCCATGAAGTgcaccatttgggacagggcctgtAAGGGGAGGAGACTAACAATTGAGGAGACTAACAATTtgtagaaaaatgaatgggagaaattgtaacctCACTGAAGAGCCAATCATCTCTTTgaacaagttatttttattttgttacctAGAGGGTGTATGCACGTTAAATGGACCAGCctgaattttatttgtttatttatttgtttatttatttttttacaatgattTGAGCTAATAAAGCTTACAGTCAAGTAGATtagagctgtacttgtatgccaaGCAAATAGCTGCATGGGTGCATTTGACTACGTAGAAAGAAACAATAGTTCTATGACGAATCCTCTTATCCAGCATATCCTAATGGCAGCGGCCTGTGAAGCGCATGGTTTTTGTGCACAGATTCGCTAGAAAATAGACACCGAGCTGAACGCCAGCTCTCATGAACATGTCTGACAGGTAAGCAGTGCCACTTTTTCTTGGGGGAGGGCTGCAAATACAAGTAAAAGTCTGGTAACAATGCACTGATAAGAGTGTGTACAATATGTTGAAGTATATCGAAAACAAGGGAAAGGAGCATGTTTGGACGTTTTGGAATTGTGTGAACCAGGAACATATCTTAAAGCTTTACCCCCAGCTCTCCAAGTTGATAAAAGAGCTGGCAAAAGAGCCGAAGAACTGTGAgaaaactatctatctatctatctatctatctatctatctatctatcatctgtcgtctgtctgtctgtctgactgactgtctgATCGTCTGACTATCTATCTTTCCGTCCAACCTTCTGTCTATATTGTATAAATATACTGAGGTCTGCAACCTTGCTGTTTTGTTTCTTAAAAATGCCTAGCACTTGAGAACAATTCTTTGGGGAAGAACAACAAGACTGCAGAGGAATCAAAGCATCAAGATGCTGGAAAAGgaagagtggttaaaaaaaggaGGACAGAGAGCAATTGTGAGAGTAACCAAGCTGGACCATCATCACAAAGCACTACCAGCCAGAGGAAGACAGCTGAACATGTGAGGAGAGGTGAGTTCACTGGAAAATAAAGAggatatctatctatcaatctttCTGCGTGTTGGTCTGAAGAACTGGAGATGTTCCTTCTGCGTTATACACTTAACTGACGAAAgtgtatttcaaaaagtggtggggacaaaactggcaaaggcaaaaagtggtacaTGTCCCACCCGTAGGTTAAATTATGCCCATGAAGTgcaccatttgggacagggcctgtAAGGGGAGGAGACTAACAATTGAGGAGACTAACAATTtgtagaaaaatgaatgggagaaattgtaacctCACTGAAGAGCCAATCATCTCTTTgaacaagttatttttattttgttacctAGAGGGTGTATGCACGTTAAATGGACCAGCctgaattttatttgtttatttattttttatttattttttttacaatgatttgAGCTAATAAAGCTTACAGTCAAGTAGATtagagctgtacttgtatgccaaGCAAATAGCTGCATGGGTGCATTTGACTACTGTACCAAGATGGCTACCAAGTGAACTGATTTGCCTTAAATGGATTTGGTTAAGTTTTCTCTctgcctgtaaaaaaaaaaaaaaaaattatcaaataaaaataaaagtcaattttcaattttcaattttccatttaaaaaaaaaaaaaaaaaaaaaaaaaaaaattatgtccctgaattaaaactttaaaattgagTGTTCGTGACTTATAAGCTGATcaacaaaatttaaataattaaaatgtaggtCCCATGTAAGAATTTGATTTAAACGCACATTATTCTTGACAGTTTAAAGAATTGATATCAACAATCAAATCTATTCAGTAATATTAATAGGTGTTATAGCTGTAATATTATAACTTTGAGGTGTGCTTTTATTTCAGATATGATAGGGGCAGTTGTAATATTGTGTAACACTGCTTGTATTAAATACAGTATTATGATCAAATCTTTCTCAATGTAAATATTTGAGTGGTACTATTACAGTTTGCACATGTGTATGCTTATTATACCAAAATATGTCAAATAGAGTTGGAGTAGTCTATGAgtctatgaatttttttttttttttttttttttttttttttttttttaacaattgtgCCCAGTCTCCCCTACATTATCACTAAATGACTAACAATAAACCAGACACACAACCGGTTTTATTTactcattttttcttttctttttttctgtgataCAGAATATGTAATGCAGTTTACTGTGAATACTAGAAGTAGACACTTTGAATTACTTTATAAgaaagatttgtgtgtgtgtgtggaatctGTGTGGCATGTTCTCACtagttaaatataataaatattaaacacATACAGTAGTACAACAATTTGGTCATTACATTTCTCTTCACCCAAGAGGGACAAAAGAATCTCTTGGGCTTTTCTGCGAAAAAGAAATGGCTTCCTGTCACATGTGGGAAGAAAAAGGCCAAGCTGGACAGAATAGCACTGTCTATCAGTaagtttctctcattatttaaatgttttattccatCTCAAGATACAGTAATATAACAAAAGTGGATCCTCAAAGGGATATGAACTCTCATagcataaataaatgtataggtcatccaaaaatgaaaattctgtcataatttattcaccctcattttgttcaaaCCCCGTCTTTTTTTGATGAAacagagtcaccattcactttcactgtatggaaaaaagatcaaatgaaagtgaatggtgaaaaacAATTCCAAAACATCTCAAATGGACACAAAACCATGTCCTTTGCCAATTGTAATTTTTATACTGCCCCAACAATCACCAATAAGGTTAACACACTGCATGGGAAAACAGTGTGCACAAGCCTTCATATGTTATCTACAACTatttgaagctgaagtgtgtaacttcttctgttaaagtactttctcctatcccagcatgCAGAAACAAATATAGGTAAGCCATTCGTTggttaatttcttttttcttttttttttttttaaaactgtaaacactgtgcctCAGTGGCACTATAAAAGCAAACAGACACCGCAACATTGACTCAATCAGTGGCATGTGTCTACTTGAATCTACTTGTTCGATCATTAGCAGACGAGGGTGTTTTAGTGAAAGCAGTTTGAGAACAATGTTTATATTAGCAATTACGTTTAGTGACGctagtggctcagaaattacacTTCAGCTTTAGTATTCAAATAGCTTTTGACATGACAACAGATTAACTGGCCATTTCAGGTTTTTATAACTATACATGTACTATTACTTTTACATCAAAATTCACCATACATATCTCTGCAGGAAAAAAATACTGCATTACGTATCGTCGAAAATTAATCACCCCAAATGAATTCGAGCGGCGTGGTGGGAAAGGATCATGCAAGAAGTGGAAGACAAGCATATTATGCCAAGGCATACCCCTCAAAAACCTAATGGAGGTAAGGGGCAGTTGATGTGATAATGCTAATAATATGCTTTATAGAGTTTTATATCTTGTATATATCTAACTAGATCTGTTTATGTCAAATGACTGTAGTTTACCACCTATAAAAAAAGCTGAAAAGCAGTATCTTCTGTCCTGAAAAAGGATACTTAGTTTTGTCATTTAAGAAATGATTGCATTGTTATTATCCATATAGCCACTTTATTTAAAATCTCATTGGCTTTTTCTTGGAGAAAACCCCCCAAAGCATTCTGTTCAAATCACCTTTTGTTTGtggttccttttttctttttagacGGGTGAATTGAAGATACCTTGCTGTAAGGGAAATTTTACTCTCCGTAAATGATGTACTTCCATAATGCAGTCATTGATAATTCATCCACCATTTCCAAAGCTTCAAAATATTGATCTCATGCATGTTTATAATAAATTTGTGACTGTTTTAAACATCTAAGTTAACTAACTAGTTACCTATAGTCAAGATTCAAGATATTAAGATTCAAGATGTTTAATTCCAGTGGGGAAGACAGACACATTAAAGGTAGCTGTTTTGGATAATGCTATGTATAACAAATTGGATGCCAGTGCATGTGTGTTTATAACTTTTAAAACTCTCCACAACGTTGTCCAACGGTACCTTACAGAACTCCTTAATCACTACACACCCTCTCGCACCCTTCAATGTTCTGGGGCCAGTTTTCTCATTATTCTAAAGTCAAGACTGTCAGCTATGGGTGGCAGGTCGATTTTACTCTCTCCCACAGTCTCTTCATCATCTCTCCTCATCCTTCTTCAAATCAAAACTAAAACGTTCTCCTTTTTATAGTGTTATGTCAATTCTGGTGGTCAAATGACTCTTGCGTACACTTAGCTTAGTTTTCATCAGCAAAAAAGTCAATTAGTCTTTAACTATTGTAATCTTTACCAGAAGAGGGCAGCATTAGAACATGAAAATTCAATTTTCTGTTTGTGTAGGTGAATAATACAGTACAGAGTCTGTAAATGATTATAACTGGTGGATCATGTTCAGCATTTTAATACTGAAACCATCCACTGCAACAGTTTAAGAATCAGGTTCTGTAAAACAGAGAATTGTACATGAAAATATATTACTGATAATAGCAGGTGATTTATAGCATTCCTCTGCCAGTTTAGGATGCTGTCTTAGAATTTTCCATAATAGTGTGGAAATGTAGTGGtctttttagtgtaataaaactgTTGTTGGGGTATGACAAATTGATTTGAGTGAAAGAAAGATGCTTTGCATTGAATCTATTAGGCTAATACTAATTTTCAGCTGTTTCTGTAAtacactgcatgcacaattattaggcaaattgaattcctcaggattaattgtattgttgaacaaacacaatgctctcagtcaattcAGAATGTCATTGAACCTCAAACCAGAATGTTTAAgaaaggaaaagtgagttttgtctttctcaggggattatataagtgtgcacaattattagacAACTAAATTACAAGaagaatttctcccaactcaattgtttattctcaatttttagagtaagtgcaacaaataagtaacacaaaatgacaattaaataacatttttggcctttcaaaaatattcagtggccaatatagccaccctacttttcaataactgccataagccttccatccatggagtctgtcagtttcttgatctgttcacgatcaacttttgctgaagcagcaaccacagcctcccaaatgctgttcaaagaggtgtattgtcttccctcactgtaaatctcacatttgagaagggcccacaagttctcaataagatttaagtcaggtgaggaagggggccaagtcattatttgggcatctttgaggcccttgctagCTAGCCaatacttggatgcatgtgatggagcattgtcctgcataaagatcatggccttcttgaatgctgaggacttcttcctgtaccactgcctgaagaaagtactttccagaaactggcagtaggtttaagagttgagtttcagtccatcttcaactcgaaaaggtccaactacctcatccatAATGACAGCAGCCCATACCattacccctcctccaccttgctggcacctgactcgaagtggtgccctgtgtccattagtgatccagccatgggcccatccatctggtccatcaagagtcactctcatttcatctgtccataaaacctttgaaaaatctgtctttgtgtatttctttgcccaatcttgatgcttcaacttgtgaatatattcagtggtggtcgtgtttcagccttcttgaccttggccatgtctctgagcacttgacaccttgtacttctggacacttcaggtaggttgcagttctggaatatggtggcattggaggataatgggttcctggtagcttcacatttaattctatttaatttaagtcttttgcagttaatttgcgccttttcttctccatgcgttttttgtgCCCCAGTTGATTTGGTGGTCGCGCCTCAATAGTTTCGCTTTTTCAAGAGTGTTTCATcagtctgaaaggcattttacaatatttgatagTTgacagtgtcagttaaatctcctttttggcccattttacctgaggtaatgaagctgcctaataattatgcacaccttgatataaggtgttagtcactttcgtcACACCCTctctcattacacaaatacataccacctgaaaatgattgaatccaataagcgttcaagtttatatggtttggagttggaaaatgtgcatggaaataatgataagatcagaatattcacttgcctaataattgtgcacgcagtgtaaATATTATCTATAAGTAAGTTAATAGTAATAACTAGGTACAAAGTATAACATAAACAGTGCAGAATTTATTTCCAGATTACAACTGGTTTGTAAGCAGAAGGTACTTAAGGAGACACCTCAAAAATATCAGAATAAAATTTCTGGACCATTTGGTATTTTCTTTGAGGGACAACATTATCACCTCTAACTAATGAGCAAGGCACATGGgcatttacatatactgtatatatatatagtactgtgcaaatgttttaggcacttaagatgtttcacaaaatatttgtcttaagatggtaatttatatcttcagctttagtgtgtcaattggaaaaatatattttagactcccaaacattacttttgcaaatagaaaagattagaatagaagaacagggcactctgcaagagatggcattgcccccacagagccccccactgaacatcagtctgggattacatgaagagacggaagcaatcgagacagcctaaatagatagaagaactgtggtgaattctccaagaagcttggaacatccaatctgccaacaaccaagaaaaactgtgtccaggtgtacctaggagaattggggctgttttaaagccaaagttggtcacaccaaatattaatttagctttttatatgtttactggactttgtatgacgttaactgATCATTGAAaactattcatggcattatttttgaagacatcctcactatgcaacatttttcacaagtgcctaaaacctttgcacagtactgtatatatatatatgaagtttAACCCCAAACTTAACtataaagtgtaaccccttacccaaactctaaaccaaacaattttttaaataagaaaattatTGTTGCGTACCAtggaacaaaattaaaaaatcaggGTTTTACACAAGTTTCACACATACACCAAACCCTAAATCTCTGTACATTTTTGGTTTGTGGAACAAAACGAGGGACGCATAGTACAGGTTATTGATATATTagtaatttgtattgcataaataaatatgcaatgagTAACCAAAGTTGTTCACtgacgtttcctttcttaaaataaataaataatttgatgcCCAatatgaaattctgtttgttcattggtcgGTCTGTACagaaataaaagttttatttcGCCATATTAagcaaattattatgagttgtcatgagatttTGTTGGTGGAGTAGTTCAGTGTAGTTCTGTCAACCAGTGGAGTGCAGCACTGGGACAGGAAGATCATTATGAATAGAACATTTACATGAGGAAATTCATAACCTATGCATGCAGTCAAATCAGTGTTACACCAATACTCTTGTATATAAACATCAACTAAGAGGTTAAAATGAAAGAGAGTAACTCAGACAGAAGGAACTTATCtgcaagataaatatttaaagttatttggaACAGGCCAACAAAAATGATTCAGGtttctgtttgtttaaataaacgactttaatgtatttttaattgttttctgtatttatcctaaattcattatttatttgatcCCAGTGGTGATTTACGTAGACTTTACAAATTAAACTGGTACACCATGCATCATTATCACTTAATGCGCTCAAGTCCCATACACTGTGAACTTCATTTCTACATTTATCTTTACGTTAATACCGTACTGCagttacactggcagccaaaagtttagaataatgtacagcttttgctcttatggaaagaaattggtacttttattcagcaaagtggcattcaactgatcacaatgtatagtcaggacattaataacgtgaaaaattactattacgatTTGAATtttgatccataacactcttttccaattatctgttatccaatgtctgtgtttctttgcccactttatccttttctttttgtttttctgtttcaaaagtggcttttactttgcaattcttcccataaggccatgagtcttctctttactgttgtacatgaaactggtgttgagcgggtagaattcaatgaagctatcagctgaggacatgcgaggcgtctatttctcaaactagagactctgatgcacttatcctcttgtttagttgtacatctggccttccacatctctttctgtccttgttagagccagttgtcctttgtctttgaagactgtagtgtacacctttgtatgaaatcttcagttttttattttttggcaatttcaagcattgtatagccttcatcctcaaaacaatgattgactgacaagtttctagagaaagctgtttcttttttgccatttttgacctaatattgaccttaagacatgccagtctattgcatactgcggcaactcaaaaaacaaacacaaagacaatgttaagattcatttaaagaaccaaatagctttcaactgtgtttgatataatggcaagtgattttctagtaccaaattagcaatttagcatgattactcaaggataaggtgttggattgatggctgctggaaatggggcctgtctagatttgatcaaaaatgactttttgaatagtgatggtgctgttttttacatcagtaatgtcctgactatactttgtgatcagttgaatgccactttggtgaattacatTATttcatctgtacattattccaaactattggccgccagtgtatatttaatatatatatttaatatatattacatatatgtatAATTCCCAATTATTCAGAGACGTGGGAGAAGAAGAGGGCGTTTCTGATTGGCAAAAGAAAGCGACGGACAGATCAACTTTTGTCCAATCAGGGTCAAGGAAATTCCTACAAGCTTTGTTATTGGCTGAAATGGACCCGGAAGTGACGTTGACGGGAAAATCTCTCCAGGAATCACAAATAGCGGATTTCTAAACATTACATTGCGGTTCATTCTAGTTAATACTTAAAAACGAAAGGCAACACTTTGCACCAGCATCTTACGATTGCCGAGAATGGGATCTAAAGATGTGAAACTCTTGGACGTTTTTTCATACGAGAGTCTCGTGCATGCAGTCGCCGGTGCAATGgtaataataaacaatacatatatttaaaataattgttaggCAGTTCTTCATATATTTTGACTATTTTTATACACTCATCTCTCAAGTCCACATTATTGATTGAGGGCTAAATCATGCATGAAATTCTCACTTGTCTAGCCtatgaataaatattttgacattaaaaCCATAACATTGATTATAATCTCTATACATTGCTCATAAAGCGTAAAATAACATCTTACATCACATCTTGTTTAGGCAGACCTATGAATGGATTTCAAAACACAAAAATCTTGTGGGACATTTAAAGAAATGATAATACGTTGACTAAAAAGTCACAGCTGCATGAGAACGTGCATGAGTGAACCTAACATCTGACGTCACAGAGTTAAAATATTACTCCATGTGTTAACAATGAGGTAAACATATTGTGCTTTAAAAACTGTTTGATGatattacttttgtttgtttacagGGCAGCGTTACTGCAATGACTGTATTCTTTCCTCTTGACACAGCTCGACTAAGGCTGCAAGGTACAAAAGTGAAACTGGTCCACATCCCTAcagccatttaaagggatagttcacccaaaaatgaaaatgctctcatcatttactcacactcatgccgtcggagatctgtatgactttatttcttctgcagaacacaaatatttttaaatgaatacttCAGATCTGTatgtccatttaatgcaagtgaatgctgaccagatcttttaagctccaaaaagcacataaaggcagcataaaagtaatccatacgactgtggtttaatccatgtcttctgaagtgatccaattggttttgggtgagaacagaccaaaatgttaatcctttctcactataaatcttgacatcagcagtctctttagcgatcatgatttcaagcttgattattaAACTTCCTAGCggcatctagtgctctgtgcatgtgtcaagcactaggaagtgtaattaagcttgaaatcatgatcatgccgagagactgcaatggcaagatgtacagtgaataaGGATTtattttggtctgatctcacccacacctatcatatcgcttctaaagacatggattaaaccactggagtatagattacttttatgttgcctttttatttattttttcatttgaattGTCAGGACCTAcatagctaaaatattcttctaaaaatcttcatttgtgttctgcagaagaaatgaagtcatacatatctgggatggcatgagggtgcagAAAAgattagagaattttaatttctgggtgaactatccctttaatattatatAGCTGAGTTTACTGTTTGTGGTGATTTAATGTATgcactttttctttgcagttgaTGACAAGAGGAAAGCCAAGTCCACTCCAGCCATTCTAGCTGAGATCATGAAGGAGGAGGGTCTGTAAGTCATTAAACATGCACTGAAAACCTTTCAGAAAACATTACTCAACAcctgtgtgactgtgtgttttaCTGTGTGTCATTGACTATAGCTGATTTTTTCCCCCCCAGGTATTTCAGGTTGCAATCACAACCACAGTGTTTTTTGTGACTAACTAATTTTGTTTCATTCTCCAGGTTAGCTCCATATAGAGGCTGGTTTCCAGTGATTTGCAGTCTCTGCTGCTCGAACTTCGTTTACTTCTACTGTTTCCATAGTCTGAAGGCCACCTGGCTACAAGGTCAGAGGTCAACGCCCGGACGAGACCTTATCATTGGCATCTCTGCAGGTTTACTGatttaaaaagcatttaataTGTTTTCTGAAAAAAGCCAGTTAATGAAAATAGACATTTAGTGCACGCTGTTTCTCCCTATACTTCCACTGAGTACATGTGACATATGCAGTATTTGAAAATTAAGTTTAATGTCACAACGTTTACATGACACTTGACTCATCTGTGATGAATTTAGGTATAGTGAATGTCCTTGTGACCACTCCGCTCTGGGTGGTCAATACCAGACTCAAACTGCAGGGGGCGAAATTCAGAAATGAGGACATACAGCCCACACATTACAAAGGAATTATGGGTAAAACACATCAGGCATggcatataaataattaaaatcagtTTTAAGTGATTCCTTCAATAGATGATCTTCCTTTCTGTTTCCTTCTCTCTAGATGCGTTTGCGCAGATCATACAGCAGGAAGGAGTGGGAGCATTGTGGAACGGGACCTTTCCCTCCCTGCTGCTGGTGATGAATCCAGCTGTGCAGTTCATGATATATGAGGGTCTGAAGAGGCAGCTCATAAGAGGAGTGCACAGAGAGGTCAGGGCAGCACCCTTCACTCAAGACTACTGTTCCATCGGGTCCGATAccatgctcatgtacttgtattCGTGCTCGTAAAAATCCTCCAGTGCAATCTGACGTACAGATTTCATTCCATGAACATTCATCGTGTGTAGTTTACTTGTGCTGTGCTTGTAATTGTGAGGAGCTGATGTTGTGCTGAcgccggctgctcataccttttagagctccttggctcatatACTGAAAACACCACCAAGAGCActgtgttgcagttgtttgttgCAGATAAAAGCAAGCAGAGCACTACTTCACTttgtagcacgaggcacatacacactacatatttatttaattaaataacagacTTTTGAGGTTTAGTAATCACACTGGGTCTCGTAGTGACCTGTGTTTCCAGAGGTAAGAAAcgagtcaaaaacacacagaaacacttcaaaataaaagcttccgtcAAAATAAAGCTCAATTGAAATGGATAAAAGTACAACAGAAATATTTctctactgtatagttatgtaaaaTTAACTTTAATACTTCTATtactacaactaataataataataaatcaatagtaaatgtattatatttaagtaatatctcacatctgtga is a window from the Myxocyprinus asiaticus isolate MX2 ecotype Aquarium Trade chromosome 13, UBuf_Myxa_2, whole genome shotgun sequence genome containing:
- the slc25a17 gene encoding peroxisomal membrane protein PMP34, which translates into the protein MGSKDVKLLDVFSYESLVHAVAGAMGSVTAMTVFFPLDTARLRLQVDDKRKAKSTPAILAEIMKEEGLLAPYRGWFPVICSLCCSNFVYFYCFHSLKATWLQGQRSTPGRDLIIGISAGIVNVLVTTPLWVVNTRLKLQGAKFRNEDIQPTHYKGIMDAFAQIIQQEGVGALWNGTFPSLLLVMNPAVQFMIYEGLKRQLIRGVHRELSSLEVFLIGAIAKAIATTITYPLQTVQSVLRFGQHGQTREHPKLLNSLRSVMYLLINRVRKWGMLGLFKGLEAKLLQTVLTAALMFLLYEKIASATFRVMGVKRPVTSH